One uncultured Draconibacterium sp. genomic window, TGCTGCAGTAATAATTGTACGTTTTCGGTTTCGCCAAATATTACGCCATGCCATTTGTATTATTTTTTTCATTCGTAATGGTTTTTAATGAATAAATTATCGTACTCTTTTCATGTTTTGTTGCGAGAAAAAGCTTTCCTGAATATCAACATCAAACTCCATGGAAGTAATTGTGATAATGGTACGGTTTTCAGGTTCTTCTGCAGGTATTATTTCCATCAGGGAAGGAAGTTCTCTGCCGTCAAAAGTTTTCACATCTTTTCCCAGCTCCGTGCGAACCAGAAATTCTTCTTCGTCGTAGTATTCGCTTTTTATTGAAATGTATTTTTCTTTGTCGATCCAGGTTAAAATTTTGCCCCAAACTACATTGGCATCTGCATTCGGAACCATTTGAATGTGGTAGCACAATCTGCCGTCAATCGTTTCTTCACCCAATAAAGTGTGGGTGTAATCGTCAACAATCGACGATTGTTTAACCAGGTCGTCGTTGGTGTAATCCGATCCCATCCAACCCTGCGACATCATGCTTGGCGGTAGTTTTATCATTCGGTTGATCGATGGAGTGTAGCTCCACATTTCTTTCTTGTATTTCATCGATACCATCCCTTTGTCTTTTGACGGCGCAGTAACATAAGTGAGAAAGTAGTCGCGGCCCAGGCTCCAGTTTTTAAAGGCAATTGTACGTGTGTATTTTGGGCGTACAATCGACATTTTCATTTCGCTTTTATTGGAATCACCCTGAAGTTTGTCATCCATTTTTTTGATAATCTCTTTGGCATCTTGTGCGCTAACTAAACTTGCTAAAAACACAAAAATTACGATAAGTTGTTTCTTCATTTTACTGTCTTTATATGTTATTATCATCGTGTGTAGTTGTCAATATTTATCCCTTCACTATTTTAAAACACGAGCTAATCACAGCTTCTTCCAGTTTGTCCATCGGAAAAACATCGGGAGCCGCCACACAATACAAAAATGCACCTTCCAGCATCGATGAAATTGCCATCAGGTCGCTTTCCGGATTTTTGCTGCCCATGGATTTTATAAACTCGAAAAACAAATTAAAAATAGGGCCTGCTTTTTCTTCGTATTTTTCGCCAAATGTTGCCGAAACTTTTGGTTGAAGAAGCAGCGAAAAGAACAGTTTCCAATGCTGCATATTTTCACGTAAAAGTTTGAAGTTTTGTTTTATAAAAAAGATGAATTCCTCTTCGTTTAGAATTCCGTCATGATTGATGTCCAGGTTGTCATAAATTTCATTAAAACCATGTTCCATTAACTCGTTCAGAATTTCAGATTTACTTTCAAAATAATTGTAGGTAAGTCCTTTCGAAATGCCTGCTTTTTTTGCAATCTGGCTCATTGATGTGGAGTGGTACCCGTTTT contains:
- a CDS encoding outer membrane lipoprotein-sorting protein; its protein translation is MKKQLIVIFVFLASLVSAQDAKEIIKKMDDKLQGDSNKSEMKMSIVRPKYTRTIAFKNWSLGRDYFLTYVTAPSKDKGMVSMKYKKEMWSYTPSINRMIKLPPSMMSQGWMGSDYTNDDLVKQSSIVDDYTHTLLGEETIDGRLCYHIQMVPNADANVVWGKILTWIDKEKYISIKSEYYDEEEFLVRTELGKDVKTFDGRELPSLMEIIPAEEPENRTIITITSMEFDVDIQESFFSQQNMKRVR
- a CDS encoding TetR/AcrR family transcriptional regulator, which produces MPRSPKQYDDIRKHKKELIMGVALELFAENGYHSTSMSQIAKKAGISKGLTYNYFESKSEILNELMEHGFNEIYDNLDINHDGILNEEEFIFFIKQNFKLLRENMQHWKLFFSLLLQPKVSATFGEKYEEKAGPIFNLFFEFIKSMGSKNPESDLMAISSMLEGAFLYCVAAPDVFPMDKLEEAVISSCFKIVKG